The proteins below come from a single Fusobacterium nucleatum genomic window:
- a CDS encoding protein jag: MEKTIEIKAIDKEKALKRALNILGVELTENEAVEIVEKVKPHKKFFGLLGTDPGLYEVSIKTKEKEIEVKEKKTFTSKYEKQEKFEKTEKADVSPKNNSENIELEKEITEKVSFFVEKMKLDIKFKLKRIKERVYVVEFFGKDNALVIGQKGKTLNSFEYLLNSIIKNCRIEIDVERFKEKRNETLRILAKRMAEKVSKYGKTVRLNAMPPRERKIIHEVVNKYPDLDTYSEGRDPKRYIVIKKKR; encoded by the coding sequence AACAATAGAAATAAAAGCTATTGATAAAGAAAAAGCCCTTAAAAGAGCATTAAATATTTTAGGGGTTGAGCTTACCGAAAATGAAGCTGTTGAAATAGTTGAAAAAGTAAAACCTCATAAAAAATTTTTTGGATTATTAGGAACGGATCCTGGATTATATGAAGTTTCTATAAAAACAAAAGAAAAGGAAATAGAAGTTAAGGAAAAGAAAACTTTTACTTCAAAATATGAAAAACAAGAAAAATTTGAGAAGACAGAGAAAGCTGATGTTTCTCCTAAAAATAATAGTGAAAATATTGAACTTGAAAAAGAAATAACAGAAAAAGTATCTTTCTTTGTTGAGAAAATGAAGTTAGATATAAAATTCAAGTTAAAAAGAATTAAAGAAAGAGTCTATGTAGTTGAATTTTTTGGAAAAGATAATGCCCTTGTTATTGGACAAAAAGGAAAAACTTTAAATAGTTTTGAATATCTTTTAAATTCAATAATAAAAAATTGTAGAATTGAAATTGATGTTGAAAGATTTAAGGAAAAAAGAAATGAAACTTTAAGAATATTGGCTAAGAGAATGGCAGAAAAAGTTTCTAAATATGGTAAAACGGTTAGACTTAATGCTATGCCACCAAGAGAAAGAAAGATTATTCATGAAGTTGTAAACAAATATCCAGATTTAGACACCTATAGTGAAGGTAGAGATCCAAAAAGATATATAGTTATCAAGAAAAAAAGATAG
- the mnmE gene encoding tRNA uridine-5-carboxymethylaminomethyl(34) synthesis GTPase MnmE, translated as MLLDTIAAISTPKGEGGISIVRMSGQDSLNILEKIFRPKNKKVSELKNYSINYGHIIDNEHIVDEVLVSIMKAPNTYTREDIIEINCHGGYLVTEKVLEVVLKNGARIAEIGEFTKRAFLNGRIDLTQAEAVIDVIHGKTEKSLSLSLNQLRGDLRDKITIIKKSVLDLAAHINVVLDYPEEGIDDPVPENLVDNLKKASTEIKDLVSSYDKGKIIKDGIKTAIIGKPNVGKSSILNSLLREDRAIVTHIPGTTRDIIEEVININGIPLLLVDTAGIRNTDDIVENIGVEKSKELINSADLILYVIDTSREIDEEDYRIYDIINTDKVIGILNKIDIKKDIDLSKFPKIEKWIEISALSKLGIDNLENEIYKYIMNENVEDSSQKLVITNVRHKSALEKTNEALLNIIETIDMGLPMDLMAVDIKDALDSLSEVTGEISSEDLLDHIFSNFCVGK; from the coding sequence ATGTTATTAGATACTATTGCTGCTATTTCCACTCCAAAAGGTGAAGGTGGAATTAGTATAGTTAGAATGTCTGGGCAAGATTCTCTTAATATACTTGAAAAAATATTTAGACCTAAAAATAAAAAAGTTAGTGAATTAAAAAATTATTCAATAAATTATGGTCATATTATTGATAATGAACATATAGTTGATGAAGTTTTAGTTAGTATTATGAAAGCACCAAATACTTATACAAGGGAAGATATTATTGAAATAAATTGTCATGGTGGTTATCTTGTTACAGAAAAAGTATTGGAAGTAGTTTTGAAAAATGGTGCAAGAATTGCAGAAATTGGAGAATTTACTAAAAGAGCTTTTTTAAATGGAAGAATAGATTTAACACAAGCAGAAGCTGTAATAGATGTAATACATGGAAAGACAGAGAAATCTCTGTCTTTATCTTTAAATCAGCTTAGAGGAGATTTAAGAGATAAGATTACTATAATAAAAAAATCAGTTTTAGATTTAGCAGCACATATAAATGTAGTTTTAGATTATCCTGAGGAAGGGATAGACGACCCTGTTCCAGAAAATTTAGTAGATAATTTAAAAAAAGCCTCAACTGAAATAAAAGATTTAGTTTCATCTTATGATAAGGGGAAAATTATAAAAGATGGAATAAAAACAGCTATTATAGGTAAACCAAATGTTGGAAAATCAAGTATATTAAATTCTTTATTGAGAGAAGATAGAGCCATAGTAACTCATATTCCAGGTACAACAAGGGATATTATTGAAGAAGTTATAAATATTAATGGAATACCACTATTGCTTGTTGATACAGCAGGAATTAGAAATACAGATGATATAGTTGAAAATATTGGAGTAGAGAAATCAAAAGAGCTTATCAATAGTGCAGATTTAATTCTTTATGTAATTGATACTTCAAGAGAAATAGATGAAGAAGATTATAGAATCTATGATATTATTAACACTGATAAAGTTATAGGAATTTTAAATAAGATAGATATAAAGAAAGATATAGATTTATCAAAGTTTCCTAAAATTGAAAAATGGATAGAAATATCGGCACTTTCAAAGCTAGGAATAGATAATTTAGAAAATGAAATCTATAAATATATTATGAATGAAAATGTGGAAGATAGTTCACAAAAATTAGTTATTACAAATGTTAGACATAAGTCTGCACTTGAAAAAACAAATGAGGCACTTTTAAATATTATAGAAACTATTGATATGGGACTACCTATGGATTTAATGGCAGTGGATATAAAAGATGCTTTGGATT